The DNA region CGGCATCGGCCAGCGCCTGCCAGTTGATGATCTGGTTCCAGAAGTCGCGTCCGAACAGGATGAAGGGGATGCGCTGCATCCGGCCGGTCTGGATCAGGGTCAGCGCCTCGAACATCTCGTCCATGGTGCCGAAGCCGCCCGGAAACACCGTCACCGCCTTGGCCCGCATCAGGAAATGCATCTTCCTGATGGCGAAATAGTGGAAATTGAAGCACAGGTCGGGCGTGACATACTGGTTCGGCGCCTGCTCGTGCGGCAGCACGATGGACAGGCCGATCGAAATGCCGCCCGCCTCGGAGGCGCCCATGTTGCCGGCCTCCATCACGCCCGGGCCGCCGCCGGTGCAGATGACGTTCTCGGCGCCATAGCTTTCCAGGCTGCGCTCGGTCATCGCCCGCGCGAATTTTCGGGCCTCTTCGTAATAGCGCGACAGGGCGGCCAGGGCCGGGGTGCGGGCACTGTCGCTTTCCGCCGGCGCCGGAATCCGCGCGCCCCCGAACATCACCACGGTCGAGCGGATGCCGCGCGCGTCCATGATCATTTGCGGTTTCAGCAGTTCCAGCTGCAGCCGCACCGGACGCAGTTCCTCGCGCAGCAGGAATTCGGCATCGGTGAAGGCCAGACGATAGGCGGGCGCGCGGGTCTGGGCGGTGTTCGGCAAGGTGCGCGTCGCGGCCGCGTCCTGCTGGCTGTCGCGGAACGGGTGGCTGCGCTCGTCTTCTTCTATCATCCAAACCTCTGGCACGGGACGCCGCGCATTGCGCGGCCGCAGCCTCCGGCTTATAGCCCTTGCACGACAGTTTCCACCCGAGAGAGGCCTGCACATGTCGAATGACGCCCTTGAAGCCGCCATCGAATCCGCCTGGGAAAGCCGGGACCAGATCACTCCCGCCACCAAGGGCGAGGCCCGCGACGCTATCGAGGCGACGCTCGAGGCGCTGGACAAGGGCGCGCTGCGCGTCGCCGAAAAACGCGGCGCCGACTGGCATGTGAACCAATGGGCGAAAAAGGCGGTGCTGCTGGGCTTTCGCCTGAAGGACATGGAGATGCAACCGGGCGGCCCGCAGAACGGCACCTGGTGGGACAAGGTGGACAGCAAGTTCGCCGGCTGGGGCGAGAACCGCTGGCGCGAGGCCGGCTTCCGCGCCGTGCCGAACTGCATCGTGCGCAAATCGGCCTATATCGCCAAGGGCGTGGTGCTGATGCCCAGCTTCGTGAACCTGGGCGCCTATGTCGACGAGGGCACCATGGTCGACACCTGGGCCACCGTCGGCAGCTGCGCGCAGATCGGCAAGAACGTCCACCTGTCGGGCGGCGTCGGCATCGGCGGCGTGCTGGAGCCGATGCAGGCCGGCCCGACCATCATCGAGGACAACTGCTTCATCGGCGCCCGGTCCGAGGTGGTCGAGGGCTGCATCGTGCGCGAGGGCTCGGTCCTGGGCATGGGCGTCTTCATCGGCAAATCGACCAAGATCGTCGACCGCGAAACCGGCGAGGTCATGTATGGCGAGGTTCCGTCGGGCTCGGTCGTGGTCGCGGGCTCGCTGCCGTCGAAGAACGGCGTGAACCTTTATTGCGCGGTGATCGTGAAGCGCGTCGATGCGCAGACCCGTTCCAAGACCTCGATCAACGAGCTGCTGCGCGACTGAGCTGTTGCGCGCCTGCATCGGATTCACCCCGGCGTGAATCCGATGTGAAACCGATCCGCCCCGGCCGCGTTCAATTCCGCAGCCTTAGCAGCAAGCGGAGTTTCACATGCAGGGTTTGGGTTGGATTGCCGCGATTATCGTCGGCGGTCTCGCGGGCTGGATCGCCAGCAATATCATGAAGGCCGACACCGGGGTTTTTCTCAACATCATCCTGGGCATCGTCGGGGCCGTGGTCGGCAACGCGCTCCTGGGCCTGGTGGGCCTGAACGCCCAGGCCGGCAGTTGGCTGGCGCAGGGCGTGGCCGGGCTGATCGGCGCGGTGGTGCTGATCTGGCTCTATCGAGCGGTGGCCGGATAGCGAAAACGGGGCGGGTCGATCCCGCCCCTTTTCATCTCAAGCGATGAAATCGGCCGTCGTGGCCCCGGTCAGCCGCAGCAGGTCCGCGGGGGCGATGGCGAAGACATGGCGCGGCGTGCCCGCCGCCGCCCAGACCTGCTCGAAATCCAGCAGGCGCGGGTCCAGCCAGGCCTCGATCCAGTTCAGGTGGCCGACCGGCGCGACGCCGCCGATGGCAAAGCCGGTCTCGGCGCGGACCAGTTCGGCATCGGCCTTGCCCAGGCTTTGCCCGGCCAGCGCCGTGGCCTTGGCCGGATCGACGCGATTGCCGCCGGCGGTCAGGAACAGGACGACATGGCCCGAGTCCTCACCGCGAAAGATGATCGACTTGGCGATCTGGTCGACCGTGCAGCCGACCGCGGCCGCCGCACCCTCGGCGGTGCGGGCGCTGTCGTCGGTCTCGCGGATCTCGACCGCGAGACCCGCTGCCTCCAGGGCAGATTGCACGCGGCGCAGGCTCTTGCTCATTGTCCCCTCCTTGGTTTCGGGCGATATGACGGGAAAACCGCAGGAAGGGAAAGCCATGGCCCAGCAGGTCTATACGCTTCTAGTCGAGGTCGGCCGCGCCAGGGACGACGGCCTGCCCGATGGTGCGACGGGCGCCGCGCTGGTCTGCTACGCCTCGGGCAAGGACGAGGACGAGGCGGTGCGCGAAACCGTCGCCATCCTGAAGCAGGCGGGCCTAGCCCCGATCGAGGTCACCGGCCACGGCAGCATCAACGAGCGCCTGGCCGAGAGCCATGAGATCCCCGAGGAAGAGCGCGCCCTGATGGACCGCGCCCTGGCCGAGAACGCGGTGATCGTGGCGCAGATGGAGCCGCTTTACGGCGAGGATTGACTATCCATCGCCCACCGCCGCCGCTAGACTGGCCCGCAACCAGAACAAGACAGAGCGGACAGGCAGAATGACCAGACGGATTTCCCGCATCGTCCTCGGCGCGATCCTGATTGCCAGCTTGGCCGGCTGCGGGGTGTCGATGAACCGCACGCCCGGCGCACCCGGCGGCAATTTCGGCGGCCTGCCCACGGCGAACGGCCAAGGCAGCGAGGCGGGCTTTCAGAGCTGGGTGGCCAGCTTCCGGCCCCGGGCGCTGGCGGCGGGGATCTCGGGCGCGACCTTCGACAGCGCCATGGCGGACGCGCATTTCATGCCCAGCCTGATCGCGCTCGACCGCAAGCAGAGCGAATTCGCCAAACCGGTCTGGGACTATCTCGACGGCGCCATCGGCACGCGCGGCGCCACCGGCCGCAGCAAGGCGGCGCAATATTCCTCGACGCTCGCTGCCATCGAATCGCGCTACGGCGTCCCGCGCGAGGTGGTGCTGGCGGTCTGGGGCATGGAATCGAACTTCGGCGCCAATCGCGGCAATACCCGCATCGTGCCGGCGCTGGCGACGCTGGCCTATGACGGCCGGCGCGGCGAATTCTTCGCCGGCGAGCTGGTCTCGGCGCTGCGCATCATCCAGTCGGGCGACGTCGACAGCGCCCATATGGTCGGCAGCTGGGCCGGCGCCATGGGGCATACGCAGTTCATGCCCTCGTCCTTCCTGGCCCATGCGGTGGATTTCAACGGCGACGGCCGCCGCGACATCTGGTCGGACGACCCGACCGACGCGCTGGCCTCGACCGCGCATTACCTGCGCCAGAACGGCTGGCGCCCCGGCCAGCCCTGGGGAACCGAGGTCATCCTGCCGCCCGGCTTCGACTTCAACAACGCCGGCAAGGCGGTGCAGCGCTCGGGCAGCCAATGGGCGGCGATGGGCGTGCGCACCCGCAACGGCAGCGCGGTGCCCTCGGGCTCGATCCTGGTCCCGGCCGGATCGCGCGGCCCGGCCTTCCTGATCACGGAAAACTTCCGCGCCATCCTGAAATACAACGCCTCGGACAGCTACGCCCTTGCCGTCAGCTACCTGGGCGAAGCCATCGCCGGCCGCCCGGGCATCCAAGGGTCATGGCCGCGCGGCGACCGCACGCTCTCGACCAGCGAAAAGGCCGAGATCCAGCGCCTGCTGATGGCCAAGGGTTTCGACACCGGCGGGGTGGACGGCAAGCTCGGCAGCCAGTCGACCGAGGCGATCAAGGCCTTCCAGCGCGCGCGCGGCGTCACGCCCGACGGCTATGCCGACACAAGCCTGCTGGCCTTGCTGCGCAGCTGAACGACAAAGGGCGGCACCGGGCCGCCCTTCCTGCCTTCACTGTTTCACAAATACCCGAAACCGGCCGCGCCACCGGCGCGATCAGGCCAGGATATCGCGGAATTCGCCCAGCACCCGGGCGTAGACATCGCGCTTGAAAGGCACGATCGACTCGAGCACATCGGCCGCGCGCATCCACTGCCAGCGGTCGAATTCGGGATGTTCGGTGGCGATCCGCACCGCCTCGTCCGGGCCAAGAAAGCGCATGGCGAACCATTTCTGCTTCTGGCCGCCGTATTTGCCCTTCCAGACCTTGCCCAGCAGCTCGGGCGGCAGGTCGTAGGTCACCCAGTCGGCGGTCTCGGCCAGCACGTCCACCAAGTCGGTGGTGACGCCGGTCTCCTCGACCAATTCGCGCAGGGCGGCGGCGCGCGGCGTCTCGCCCGCGTCGATCCCGCCTTGCGGCATCTGCCAGGCCGGGGTCGGGTTGTCGATGCGCTGCCCGGCAAAGACCAGGCCAGCCGGGTTGATCAGCACCACCCCGGCGCAGGGCCGATAGGGCAGGCCCGACGGGCCCAGCAATTCGCTCATTCCGACTGCGCCCCCTGGCCCGAGGCCTCGCCGGTATTGGCGGGCTTGGCCTCTTCAGGCACGGCCTTGGCGCTGTAGTCCATCGCCGCCAGCCCCTTCAGGATGTCCACGGCATAGGCCAGCTGGTAATCCTCCTCGCGCAGCTTGGCGGTGGCCTCGACTTCCTTGGCCTCCTGCTCGATCTGCTTCTTCTCCTCGTCCGACACGGCGTCGTTGTTCAGCGCGCCGCGCAGGTCGGCCTCGGAGCTGAGGAATTTCGAGTCGGTCTTGGGCTTGTTCTCGTCCGCGCCTTCCTCGTCCTTGGGCGGGGTCGGCTGCTGCACGATGATGTCGGGCTGGATCCCCAGCGCCTGGATCGACCGGCCCGAGGGCGTGTAATAGCGCGCCGTGGTCAGGCGGATGGCGCTGTCGGCGGTCACCGGCATGACGGTCTGGACCGAGCCCTTGCCGAAGGATTTCGTCCCCACGACGATGGCGCGGCGGTGGTCCTGCAGCGCGCCGGTGACGATCTCGGAGGCCGAGGCCGAGCCGCCGTTGATCAGCGCCACCATCGGCTTGCCCTCGGCCAGGTCGCCCGGCTTGGCGTTCCAGCGCTCGGATTCCTCGGGCTTGCGGCCGCGGGTCGAGACGATCTCGCCCTTGTCGAGGAAGGCGTCCGAGACCTCGATGGCCTGGTTCAGCAGCCCGCCCGGGTTGTTGCGCAGGTCCAGCACGAAGCCCGTGACCTTGTCGATGCCGCCGGCCTCCTTGATCGCCTTGGCCATCTCGGTCTTCAGCGTATCCATGGTCTCGTCGTTGAAGGTGGTGACGCGCAGAACGACGGCATGGCCCTCGATCCGGGTCTTGACCACGGTCAGCTTGATCGTGTCCCGCGTCATGGTCAGGTCGAAGGGCTCCTTCTCGCCCTCGCGCAGGATGGTGATCTTGATCTCGGAGCCGATGGGCCCGCGCATCTTCTCGACCGCCTCGTCGAGGCTCAGCCCCATCAGCGATTCGCCGTTCACATGGGTGATGAAATCGCCGGCCTTGACGCCCGCCTCGGCGGCAGGCGTGTCGTCGATGGGCGAGATCACCTTGACCAGCCCGTCCTCCTGCCCGACCTCGATGCCGAGGCCGCCGAAGCTGCCGCGGGTCTGGGTCTGCATGTCCTCGTAATCCTTGGCCGACAGGAAGGACGAATGCGGATCCAGCGAGGTCAGCATGCCGTTGATCGCCGCCTCGATCAGCTTCTTGTCGTCCACCTGCTCGACGTAGTCCGAGCGCACCCGCTCGAACACATTGCCGAACAGGTCCAGCTGCTCATAGACCGAGGCGTTCTTGCCCGTTTCCTGCGCGACCAGCGGGCCGGCGAATTGCGTGGCGACCACCGCACCCGCAAGCGTGCCGATCGCCCCTGCCAGAAGATAGTGTTTCATTCCGTCTCGTCCTGCCCGGTTGCGTTTCGGCCGGTTCCACCCTGCGTGGTATCGCCGACAATGGGATTCATCACGAACCACTCGGCCGGGTCCAGCGTTTCCTTGCCCCGGCGCAGTTCAACATACAGTGTCTCGTTCTGTCCAGCGCCGCCGCCGGCGGCGGCATCGGCGACGAACTCGGCCCCGAATTCCTGCGCCGGGGGCTCTTGCCCGCCCATCAGCCCGACCGGCTCGCCCGCGGCCAGCACGTCGCCGGTCTCGCCAAAGACTTGCGCCAGCCCGGCGAAGATCAGCAGATAGCCGCGCGCCGGCTCGACGATCATCACATTGCCATAGTCCAGCAGCGGGCCGCGATAGCGGATCGTCGCCGGCCAGGGCGTGGTGACCAGCGCCGCCGGCGCGGTGGCGATCACCAGGCCGGGGCGGCGCACGCCGGCCGCATCCGGCTCGTCGTAGCGGCGGATCACCTGGCCCAGGGCGGGCAGGGGCAGGCTGCCCTGCGCGCCCTCGAAATCGGCCATCGGCGCGCCCACGTCCTGCTCCATGCCGGTGATGCCCGAGGCGAAGGCTTCCAGCGTGTCGGCCGATTGCACCAGCGCCGTCAGCTCCTTGGGGTCCTTGCCGAAGCGCACCGGCAGGCTGGAACGGTCGGTCACGGCCGAGGCCAGCAGCCGCCGCGCCTCCTGCACCTGACCCAGGCCCTGAGCCAGCGTGTTGGCGGCATTCAGCTGGATGGCGCGGACGGCGCGGATCTCTTCCAGCTTCTGCTGCATCTCCCTGGCCTCGGCTTCCAGCCCGGGGGCCACGGCATCCAGGATCATGCCGGCCCGGGCCGAGGCTTCGGGTCCGGCGGGATGCAGCAGCAGCATGGTCTCGGGCGATTTCTGCATCGAGGTCATCACCCCCAGCACCCGGCCCAGCCGGTCGCGCCGGGCGTCGAATTCGGTGCGGATCTCCTGCTCGCGCACGCCGGCGCGGCGCAGCCCGCTGCGCAGGGCCGACAGGCCCTGTTCATAGGCGCGGATCATCCGGGTCAGCGAAGCGACCTGGTCGTCCTCGGTCAGCGCCTCGTCCAGCTGATCCACGGCGGCGCGCAGCATCTCGGCCGCCTGCGCCGCCTCCTGCGCGGCCTGGCCCAATGGCGAATCGGTCTGGGCCGGGGTCGCCGGCTGCGCCGGGGCCATCGAGCCGAGGCCGAGCGCGGCGACGACCGGCAGGAGCAGCTTCAGCCTCATGCGCGGGCGATCAGCGAGCGGCCCGTCATCTCGGGCGGCAGTTCCAGGCCCATCAGGTCCAGGACCGTGGGTGCCACGTCGGCCAGCCGGCCGTCGCGGACCGTGGCGCCGGCCGGGCCGCCGAAGACGATCACCGGCACCGGGTTCACGGTATGGGCGGTATGCGGGCCGCCGGTCTCGGGGTCGATCATGGTCTCACAATTGCCGTGGTCGGCGATCACCACCGCCGCGCCGCCGGCCTGTTCCAGCGCCGCCAGCATCAGGCCCAGGCCCTGGTCCACCGCCTCGCAGGCGCGGATCGCGGCGGGCAGGCTGCCGGTATGGCCGACCATGTCGGGATTGGCGAAATTGACCACGATCAGGTCGTAGCCGGCTTCGATCGCCTCGACCAGTTTCGCGCTGACCTCGGGCGCGGCCATTTCCGGCGCCAGGTCATAGGTCGCGACCTTGGGGCTTTGCGGCATGAAGCGGTCCTCGCCCGGCTCGGGTGCCTCTTGGCCGCCGTTCAGGAAGAAGGTGACATGCGGATATTTCTCGGTCTCGGCCAGGCGGAACTGGCGCAGGCCCTTCTGCGCGACCCAGGCGCCCAGGGTGTTCGCCACCTGCCGCTTGGGATAGGCCGCGTCCATGAATTCGACATGCCGGGCCGAGTAGTCGACCATGCCCAGCAGCACCGCCCATTCCGGGCGCCGGCCGGTGTCGAAAGAGTCGAAGCCCGGGTCGCCGACGGCGGCCATGATCTCGCGCGCGCGGTCGGCGCGGAAGTTCAGGCAGAAGAACCCGTCGCCGTCCCGGGCGCCGGCATAATCGCCGATGACCCGCGGCTGGATGAATTCGTCGGTCTCGTCATGGCGATAGGCCTCGGCCACGGCGCGGGCGGCATCCGTCGCCGGCATGCCCTTGCCGTGGACCATCATCGCATAGGCGCGCGAGACCCGTTCCCAGCGGTTGTCGCGGTCCATGGCATAGTAGCGGCCGATGACCGTGCCGATGCGCGCGCCCTCGGGCAGGCTGCCTTCGAGCTCGGTGATGAAGCCCAGGGCCGATTTGGGCGGCACGTCGCGGCCGTCGGTGACGGCATGGACCACCACCGGCACGCCCTTGTCGGTCACGGCGCGGGCGGCGGCGACGACATGGTGGATATGGCCGTGCACGCCGCCGTCCGAGATGATGCCCATCAGATGCGCGGTTCCGCCGCTGGCCTGCAGCTTGCGCACGAATTCGTCCAGGCCGGTGTTGCGGTAGAAGCTGCCGTCCTCGATGGCGAGGTCGATCTGGCCCAGGTCCATGGCGACGACCCGGCCGGCGCCGATATTGGTGTGGCCGACCTCGGAATTGCCCATCTGGCCGCGGGGCAGGCCCACGTCCGGGCCGAAGGTGATCAGGGTGCCGTGCGGGTATTCGCGCATCAGCCGGTCGAAGTTCGGCACCTGCGCCTGTGCCGGGGCGCTTTGTTCGGGGCGGTCGGAGATGCCCCAGCCATCGAGGATGCAGAGGACGACGGGTTTCGGACGGGTCATGGGCGGCCTTCTTCGCGGATCGGGATGCTTCTAAAGCCGCAAGGGCCGGGGGGCAAGTTCGCGCTGGGAATTGCCGCCCGGCGCCGCCGATCGTGAACGGGCGATCTTGAACGGGCGGTGCCGGCGGCGCGGGGCCGCCCGGGCATTCGGGAAACGGTGCAGAGGCGGCGCGCCGCGCGGGCGGGGCGCGCCGGTCCCGGGATCAGGCGTCGAGCGGGCGGGCGGTGATCTCATAGGCGAAGGCCTTGGCGTCGAGTTCGTCCAGCGGCTTTCCGTCCAGCGTCGCCTGCGGATACATCAGGAAGGGCAGCGGCCGGTCGCGGCCGGCCAGAACCAGGTCCTCGGCGGTGTTGTAGCCGACCCAGTTGCCTTCCCAATTGCCGAACAGCGCCGCGTTGACCTGGGTCACCAGCGGATCGGCGGGGTCCTTGATCCAGGTGTCGGTCTCGGCCCGCATGACCTTCAGCACGTCGGCGGGATCCATGGCGACCCAGCCGTGACCGCTTAGCCAGACCTCGGCCCGGCAATGCTGGGCGCCGGTGATGGCGGCGTCATTGGCGCCGAGCTGCTTGAAGCCGAAGGCCGAGGGCGCGACGCGGATGCCGTAGACGTCGCGCGCCGGCACGCCTGAGGCCCGGGCCAGCGCCACGAAAAGCCCGTTCAGGTCGGCGCATTTTCCGCCCTTGCCGGCGCTGGCCAGGGTGGCCACGACGTCGCCGGGGCCGCAGCCGGGGGTGTCCAGGTTGCGATGGCAATTCGTCACGATCCAGGCATAGATCGCCCGGACCTTGTCCACATCGCTTTGCGCCCCGGCGGTGATGCCGGCCGCGGTTTCCGCCACGACTCCGTCCAGCGGCTTGTTGCCCGAGGGCCGCAGTGCGGCCTTCAGCACTGCCGGATCCTCGGCGACCTCGGCGGTCCGGGACAAGTCCACGGTACGGTTGCGGGTCTGTAAGCTGCTGGTCAGCACCAGTTCCGGCGCGCCGCCGCCTTGGAAGCTGGCATGCAGGTAGCGGGCGCCGCTGGCGGGATCGGTGACGATGCGGGCGCTGGCGGCATTGCCGCCGATCTCATTGCCGATGCTGCGCTGGTAGTCGTTGTCGAGCGAGGGCACC from Paracoccus aminovorans includes:
- a CDS encoding LOG family protein, with amino-acid sequence MIEEDERSHPFRDSQQDAAATRTLPNTAQTRAPAYRLAFTDAEFLLREELRPVRLQLELLKPQMIMDARGIRSTVVMFGGARIPAPAESDSARTPALAALSRYYEEARKFARAMTERSLESYGAENVICTGGGPGVMEAGNMGASEAGGISIGLSIVLPHEQAPNQYVTPDLCFNFHYFAIRKMHFLMRAKAVTVFPGGFGTMDEMFEALTLIQTGRMQRIPFILFGRDFWNQIINWQALADAGTISPEDLELVRFVESADEAVDIIDSWVLPCP
- the dapD gene encoding 2,3,4,5-tetrahydropyridine-2,6-dicarboxylate N-succinyltransferase, whose product is MSNDALEAAIESAWESRDQITPATKGEARDAIEATLEALDKGALRVAEKRGADWHVNQWAKKAVLLGFRLKDMEMQPGGPQNGTWWDKVDSKFAGWGENRWREAGFRAVPNCIVRKSAYIAKGVVLMPSFVNLGAYVDEGTMVDTWATVGSCAQIGKNVHLSGGVGIGGVLEPMQAGPTIIEDNCFIGARSEVVEGCIVREGSVLGMGVFIGKSTKIVDRETGEVMYGEVPSGSVVVAGSLPSKNGVNLYCAVIVKRVDAQTRSKTSINELLRD
- a CDS encoding GlsB/YeaQ/YmgE family stress response membrane protein; its protein translation is MQGLGWIAAIIVGGLAGWIASNIMKADTGVFLNIILGIVGAVVGNALLGLVGLNAQAGSWLAQGVAGLIGAVVLIWLYRAVAG
- a CDS encoding YbaK/EbsC family protein, whose protein sequence is MSKSLRRVQSALEAAGLAVEIRETDDSARTAEGAAAAVGCTVDQIAKSIIFRGEDSGHVVLFLTAGGNRVDPAKATALAGQSLGKADAELVRAETGFAIGGVAPVGHLNWIEAWLDPRLLDFEQVWAAAGTPRHVFAIAPADLLRLTGATTADFIA
- a CDS encoding lytic murein transglycosylase; this encodes MTRRISRIVLGAILIASLAGCGVSMNRTPGAPGGNFGGLPTANGQGSEAGFQSWVASFRPRALAAGISGATFDSAMADAHFMPSLIALDRKQSEFAKPVWDYLDGAIGTRGATGRSKAAQYSSTLAAIESRYGVPREVVLAVWGMESNFGANRGNTRIVPALATLAYDGRRGEFFAGELVSALRIIQSGDVDSAHMVGSWAGAMGHTQFMPSSFLAHAVDFNGDGRRDIWSDDPTDALASTAHYLRQNGWRPGQPWGTEVILPPGFDFNNAGKAVQRSGSQWAAMGVRTRNGSAVPSGSILVPAGSRGPAFLITENFRAILKYNASDSYALAVSYLGEAIAGRPGIQGSWPRGDRTLSTSEKAEIQRLLMAKGFDTGGVDGKLGSQSTEAIKAFQRARGVTPDGYADTSLLALLRS
- a CDS encoding RNA pyrophosphohydrolase; amino-acid sequence: MSELLGPSGLPYRPCAGVVLINPAGLVFAGQRIDNPTPAWQMPQGGIDAGETPRAAALRELVEETGVTTDLVDVLAETADWVTYDLPPELLGKVWKGKYGGQKQKWFAMRFLGPDEAVRIATEHPEFDRWQWMRAADVLESIVPFKRDVYARVLGEFRDILA
- a CDS encoding S41 family peptidase encodes the protein MKHYLLAGAIGTLAGAVVATQFAGPLVAQETGKNASVYEQLDLFGNVFERVRSDYVEQVDDKKLIEAAINGMLTSLDPHSSFLSAKDYEDMQTQTRGSFGGLGIEVGQEDGLVKVISPIDDTPAAEAGVKAGDFITHVNGESLMGLSLDEAVEKMRGPIGSEIKITILREGEKEPFDLTMTRDTIKLTVVKTRIEGHAVVLRVTTFNDETMDTLKTEMAKAIKEAGGIDKVTGFVLDLRNNPGGLLNQAIEVSDAFLDKGEIVSTRGRKPEESERWNAKPGDLAEGKPMVALINGGSASASEIVTGALQDHRRAIVVGTKSFGKGSVQTVMPVTADSAIRLTTARYYTPSGRSIQALGIQPDIIVQQPTPPKDEEGADENKPKTDSKFLSSEADLRGALNNDAVSDEEKKQIEQEAKEVEATAKLREEDYQLAYAVDILKGLAAMDYSAKAVPEEAKPANTGEASGQGAQSE
- a CDS encoding murein hydrolase activator EnvC family protein, translated to MRLKLLLPVVAALGLGSMAPAQPATPAQTDSPLGQAAQEAAQAAEMLRAAVDQLDEALTEDDQVASLTRMIRAYEQGLSALRSGLRRAGVREQEIRTEFDARRDRLGRVLGVMTSMQKSPETMLLLHPAGPEASARAGMILDAVAPGLEAEAREMQQKLEEIRAVRAIQLNAANTLAQGLGQVQEARRLLASAVTDRSSLPVRFGKDPKELTALVQSADTLEAFASGITGMEQDVGAPMADFEGAQGSLPLPALGQVIRRYDEPDAAGVRRPGLVIATAPAALVTTPWPATIRYRGPLLDYGNVMIVEPARGYLLIFAGLAQVFGETGDVLAAGEPVGLMGGQEPPAQEFGAEFVADAAAGGGAGQNETLYVELRRGKETLDPAEWFVMNPIVGDTTQGGTGRNATGQDETE
- the gpmI gene encoding 2,3-bisphosphoglycerate-independent phosphoglycerate mutase; translated protein: MTRPKPVVLCILDGWGISDRPEQSAPAQAQVPNFDRLMREYPHGTLITFGPDVGLPRGQMGNSEVGHTNIGAGRVVAMDLGQIDLAIEDGSFYRNTGLDEFVRKLQASGGTAHLMGIISDGGVHGHIHHVVAAARAVTDKGVPVVVHAVTDGRDVPPKSALGFITELEGSLPEGARIGTVIGRYYAMDRDNRWERVSRAYAMMVHGKGMPATDAARAVAEAYRHDETDEFIQPRVIGDYAGARDGDGFFCLNFRADRAREIMAAVGDPGFDSFDTGRRPEWAVLLGMVDYSARHVEFMDAAYPKRQVANTLGAWVAQKGLRQFRLAETEKYPHVTFFLNGGQEAPEPGEDRFMPQSPKVATYDLAPEMAAPEVSAKLVEAIEAGYDLIVVNFANPDMVGHTGSLPAAIRACEAVDQGLGLMLAALEQAGGAAVVIADHGNCETMIDPETGGPHTAHTVNPVPVIVFGGPAGATVRDGRLADVAPTVLDLMGLELPPEMTGRSLIARA
- a CDS encoding transglutaminase-like domain-containing protein, with the protein product MPYQPRRSFLKLAAAAGLAPVLGGLALPARAAEPRRFAPQPSDWRSFQTVTRVTLPAGSGPAQVWLPVPSLDNDYQRSIGNEIGGNAASARIVTDPASGARYLHASFQGGGAPELVLTSSLQTRNRTVDLSRTAEVAEDPAVLKAALRPSGNKPLDGVVAETAAGITAGAQSDVDKVRAIYAWIVTNCHRNLDTPGCGPGDVVATLASAGKGGKCADLNGLFVALARASGVPARDVYGIRVAPSAFGFKQLGANDAAITGAQHCRAEVWLSGHGWVAMDPADVLKVMRAETDTWIKDPADPLVTQVNAALFGNWEGNWVGYNTAEDLVLAGRDRPLPFLMYPQATLDGKPLDELDAKAFAYEITARPLDA